AGGTCGCCGCGCGAGACGCGCAACGCCGGCAGCAGGCCGAATGCGATGCCCGCCAGCAGTGAGATGCCGAGCGTGAACAGCACGACCCGGGCGTCCGTCTGGAAGTCGAAGACAATCGGGATGTCGGTCGGCACCTGGATCGAGCCGACGTACTGCGCTGCCATCGATCCGGCGAGCAGGCCGACGCCGCCGGCCAGCAGCGCAAGCAGCACCGATTCGACGAGCAACTGACGCACGATCTGCCCGCGGCTGGCTCCAAGCGCGGCCCGCATCGCGATCTCCTTGCGTCGCGTCGACGACCGTGCGAGCAGCAGGTTCGCGACGTTCGCGCAGGCGATGAGCAGCACCAGGGCGGTCAGGCTCATGAAGATCCACGCCAGGCGGTTGGAGTCGCCGGCGATCTCCACCTCGGGGCGCGTGTCCAGCTCGCGGAAGACATGCGCCGTGACATCGCGATTGCTCTGCGGGTATGCAGTCGCGAGTCTGCCGGCAATCGTTCGGACTGCGGCCTGGGCCTGTTCGACCGTGCCGCCGGGGCGCAACCGGCCGATCATCCGGAACTCGCGGTTGTCGCGCGAAGCCAGCGCCACGTCGTAGCCGGTGGCCAGCCTCGGCATCATCGAGATCGGCACCCACAGGTCCGACCCGAAGTAGACGGAGTACACGCCGTGAAACTCGGGTGCCGCCACCCCGACCACCGTGAACGGCTGGCCGCTCAGCACGACCGACCGGCCCACGATGCCGGGGTCGGCCTGGTAACGTCGCTGCCAGATCCGATGGCTCAGCACGACGACCGGATCGCGCCCCATCGACGCGGCCTCTTCGGGCCGGATGCCTCGGCCGAGCGCGAGACGCGGCCGCACGACCTGGAAGAAGTTGCCGCTCACTGCCTCCCCGTAGATGCGGCTCGCGTCCTGGCCGATCTGGCCCACGGCGCATTCGACCAGTCCGTAGGACGCCAGGCCGTCGAACGTCTTCTCCGCCGCGTAGTCCTGGTACTCGACGTACGGGAATGCGTCGTAGTAGGGACCGTTGCTGGTTCTGCTGTAGATCGACACCAGCCGATCCGGCGCCTCGACCGGGAGTGGTCGCCAGAGCAGGCTGTTGAACATCGAGAAGAGCGCGCTGTTTGCGCCGATGCCGAGGCCGAGCGACAGCGCAGCCACGACCGTGAACAGCGGGTTCCTCGCGAGAAGACGAATTCCCTGGCGGATGTCCCGGTAGATAGCGCCCACAGTGCACCTCGGCTTTGAGGAGGTTGATCACTCCGGAAGAGATCTACGCGAAAGCCGTGCCCGACTTCGATGTTCAGCTAACATACTTACCAGAAAACACTTGCGGCCGTGCGTGGACCGCTGGCCGGGTGGCCAACTGTTCGGCCGCGCTCGGATCAGTTCGGAAACGGACAGTCGGGCAGCCTCGCCGCAACGAACGCTCGATCGATTTCGTCTAACTCGAACATGCGAGACCTGTCGTTTGCCGTCCGGTCCCTCTGGAAAGACAAGGCGTTCAGCGTCGCGACGTTCCTGACGCTGGCGCTCTGCATCGGGGCCAACACGGCCCTGTTCGGCATCGTCCACTCGGTGCTGTTGAAACCGCTGCCGGTGCCGCAGCCGGACCGGCTCGTCTTCCTCCACAACAGCTACCCCAGGGCTGGCGCCGAACGCGGGAGCAGCGGGGTCCCTGACTATTTCGACCGCGTCGTCAAGATGACCACGCTCGACTCCCTCGCGCTCTACAACACACGCAACCGCGCGACCGGCGAGAGCGGCCGGCCCGAACGGGTGCTGGTCATGGGCGTGACTCCGTCGTACTTCCGTGTCGCCCGCGTCCAGGCCGAGCGCGGCCGCACGTTCACCGAGCAAGAAGGGGAACTCGGCCACGAAGACCGCGTGATCCTCAGCCACGCCTATTGGCAGGAGCGCTACGCCGGCGACCCGGGCGTCGTCGGGCGGCAATTGCGCCTCGACGGCCGACCCTACACCATCGTCGGCGTGATGGGGAAGGAGTTCCTGTTCATGGAGCCCGACGCGCGGCTCTGGATACCCCTCGCCTTCACGGCGGAGCAGAAGTCCGACGACAATCGCCACAACAACAGCTGGGACAGCGTCGGCCGGTTGCGTGACGGGGCGACGATTGCGCAAGCGCAGGCGCAGGTTGACCTGATCAACGCCGGTGACATGGACCGCTTTCCGGCGATGAAGGAACTGCTGGTGAACGCGGGCTTCCGCACGATCGTGCTGCCGCTGCAGGACGACCTCGTCCGCAACG
This window of the Vicinamibacterales bacterium genome carries:
- a CDS encoding ABC transporter permease is translated as MGAIYRDIRQGIRLLARNPLFTVVAALSLGLGIGANSALFSMFNSLLWRPLPVEAPDRLVSIYSRTSNGPYYDAFPYVEYQDYAAEKTFDGLASYGLVECAVGQIGQDASRIYGEAVSGNFFQVVRPRLALGRGIRPEEAASMGRDPVVVLSHRIWQRRYQADPGIVGRSVVLSGQPFTVVGVAAPEFHGVYSVYFGSDLWVPISMMPRLATGYDVALASRDNREFRMIGRLRPGGTVEQAQAAVRTIAGRLATAYPQSNRDVTAHVFRELDTRPEVEIAGDSNRLAWIFMSLTALVLLIACANVANLLLARSSTRRKEIAMRAALGASRGQIVRQLLVESVLLALLAGGVGLLAGSMAAQYVGSIQVPTDIPIVFDFQTDARVVLFTLGISLLAGIAFGLLPALRVSRGDLVPALKSSAAHDPSHRRFTLANVLVVGQVAASLVLLIVAGLCARSIGGARTIDPGFRTDNRVIMSFSPSLLGYDDERARQFYRVLLARVRHLPSIQAATIARWVPLDFSSSGGDVIVEGRTGRKGNSKEQTLASTVDSEYFRTMGTPLRQGRAFTEHDTASSLPVAIVNEQFARQFWPGQNPIGKRVQYDIPNGPFMQVVGVAADGKYRQLAERPTPYLFVPYDQRPRPRVSMVVHYRGDLHTTLAAVRREVQSIDPNMPIFDTKTMDQFMERSMLGPRLSATVAGPAGLLAGIIAALGLYGVMAYSVSRRTQEVGIRVAIGASPQDILRLVMRQGFVLSGIGVGLGLAVSVVAGRLIAFMLFGISPTDPVVFLGVPALLVVVAAVACYVPARRALSVDPLTALRQE